The following coding sequences are from one Lolium rigidum isolate FL_2022 chromosome 6, APGP_CSIRO_Lrig_0.1, whole genome shotgun sequence window:
- the LOC124668059 gene encoding LEAF RUST 10 DISEASE-RESISTANCE LOCUS RECEPTOR-LIKE PROTEIN KINASE-like 2.4, whose amino-acid sequence MIVSYGSLAPKRYMYSEVMKITSFRSDQLGKGGYGVVFKGRIHDGRLVAVKILHDCKGNGDEFVNEVMSIGRTSHINVVSLHGFCLEGSKRALIYEYMPNGSLDRYIYSQNPKEIIGWERLYAIAIGIARGLEYLHHSCNTRIVHFDIKPQNILLDRDFSPKIADFGLAKLCHTKESKLSMTGARGTIGFIAPEVHSRTFGVVSTKSDVYSYGMMLLEMVGGRRNVKSIVAKSSEKYFPDWIFDHLAQGDGLQACEVTSEIEAIARKMILIGLWCIQVIPLYRPTITKVLEMFERSLQDLDMPPKQNFCDLLESFPHNIDVRSASSTGLERRQVL is encoded by the exons ATGATAGTATCCTATGGATCCCTGGCTCCAAAAAGATACATGTACTCGGAGGTAATGAAGATAACGTCATTTCGCAGTGATCAGCTTGGAAAAGGTGGTTATGGTGTGGTTTTCAAAGGAAGAATACATGATGGTCGTTTGGTTGCTGTGAAAATCTTGCATGACTGCAAAGGAAATGGGGATGAATTTGTGAATGAGGTTATGAGCATTGGCAGGACCTCTCATATTAATGTTGTTAGCCTACATGGGTTTTGTTTGGAGGGATCAAAACGAGCGCTTATATATGAGTACATGCCCAACGGTTCCTTGGATAGGTACATTTACTCACAGAACCCCAAAGAAATTATAGGATGGGAGAGGCTCTATGCGATAGCAATTGGGATTGCCCGTGGCCTAGAATACTTGCACCATAGCTGCAATACACGAATTGTTCATTTCGATATCAAGCCTCAAAACATCCTTCTAGACAGGGATTTTAGTCCAAAGATTGCTGATTTCGGTCTAGCTAAATTGTGTCATACAAAGGAGAGCAAACTTTCAATGACTGGTGCTAGAGGAACAATCGGATTCATCGCTCCGGAAGTTCACTCTCGAACATTTGGAGTAGTTTCAACAAAATCAGATGTTTACAGTTATGGAATGATGTTGTTGGAGATGGTTGGAGGCAGGAGAAACGTAAAATCAATTGTAGCAAAATCCAGCGAAAAATATTTTCCAGATTGGATTTTCGACCACCTTGCACAAGGTGATGGATTACAAGCATGTGAAGTCACAAGCGAAATTGAGGCGATCGCGAGAAAAATGATATTAATTGGCTTGTGGTGCATACAAGTAATACCTTTGTATCGCCCCACCATAACAAAAGTACTAGAAATGTTTGAGAGAAGCTTACAAGATCTTGACATGCCGCCGAAGCAGAACTTCTGTGATCTACT TGAAAGTTTCCCTCACAATATAGATGTACGAAGTGCAAGTTCTACCGGACTTGAGAGGAGACAAGTCTTGTGA